A single genomic interval of Lewinellaceae bacterium harbors:
- a CDS encoding glycosyltransferase family 4 protein, whose amino-acid sequence MLRIGYDAKRLFNNFTGLGNYSRTLLANLAEYYPDNAYFLYSPKIAKNDETHFFLNSALFNVQLPKRGPGAYWRSVGIKRDLLKHKIQLFHGLSHEIPLGLEKANIRSIVTIHDLIFERFPEHYPFIDRKIYSLKFRYACRHADHIVAISENTKQDIIEFYDIPAEKISVIYQSCHERYMVEKSRKTFEGLRRRYRLPEKYLLTVGSITERKNLLGIIRALEQLPESCRLPLVVVGQGSRHRAKVQAFVQKNRLEHLVHFADVSFDDLPAVYQKASVFLYPSFYEGFGIPILEALFSKTPVITSNVSSLPEAGGPGAHLVDPRRPEEIAAGIERVLSDEAYRKELVEKGYAYAQQFRGEPLAHKMMELYKKVVGGGHTEPEPIA is encoded by the coding sequence ATGCTACGCATCGGGTACGACGCCAAACGACTGTTCAACAACTTTACCGGACTGGGCAATTACAGCCGCACGCTGCTGGCCAACCTGGCGGAGTACTACCCCGATAATGCTTATTTCCTGTACAGCCCGAAGATCGCCAAAAACGACGAGACCCACTTTTTTCTCAACAGCGCTTTGTTCAATGTACAGCTTCCCAAGCGGGGCCCGGGCGCTTACTGGCGGAGCGTAGGAATTAAGCGCGATTTGCTAAAGCACAAAATCCAGCTATTTCACGGCCTGAGCCACGAAATTCCTTTGGGGCTGGAAAAGGCCAACATTCGGAGCATCGTCACCATCCACGACCTGATCTTCGAGCGCTTTCCAGAGCACTATCCCTTTATCGACCGCAAAATCTACAGCCTGAAATTTCGCTATGCCTGCCGCCACGCCGACCACATTGTGGCCATCAGCGAAAATACCAAGCAGGATATTATCGAATTCTATGACATTCCTGCCGAGAAGATTTCGGTCATCTACCAATCCTGCCACGAGCGCTACATGGTTGAAAAATCGAGGAAAACGTTCGAGGGGTTGCGCCGCCGTTATCGCCTGCCCGAGAAATACCTGTTGACGGTAGGGTCCATTACCGAGCGGAAAAACCTGCTGGGCATCATCCGGGCGCTGGAGCAGTTGCCGGAAAGCTGCCGGCTGCCTCTGGTAGTCGTTGGGCAGGGAAGCCGTCACCGGGCCAAAGTACAGGCTTTTGTTCAAAAAAACCGGCTGGAACATCTGGTGCATTTTGCAGATGTCAGTTTTGATGACCTTCCGGCAGTATACCAGAAAGCCTCGGTATTCCTTTACCCTTCCTTTTACGAAGGTTTCGGCATACCTATACTGGAGGCGCTCTTCAGCAAGACTCCGGTGATCACTTCCAATGTATCTTCCCTGCCCGAGGCGGGAGGCCCGGGGGCTCACCTCGTCGACCCTCGCCGGCCGGAAGAGATTGCCGCCGGCATCGAGCGGGTGCTTTCGGATGAGGCTTACCGCAAAGAACTTGTCGAAAAAGGCTATGCCTATGCCCAGCAGTTCCGGGGCGAACCGTTGGCTCATAAGATGATGGAGCTGTATAAAAAAGTCGTCGGAGGCGGGCATACGGAGCCGGAGCCGATTGCGTAG
- a CDS encoding iron-sulfur cluster assembly accessory protein gives MIYVADSAKKQIAEIRQREGYGEDYFVRVWVTSGGCSGLTYQLEFSNQPKPDDQPFEDNDIKVVTDLRSVLYLFNTTLEFSGGLDGKGFHFNNPNASRTCACGESFSV, from the coding sequence ATGATATACGTTGCCGATAGCGCTAAAAAGCAAATTGCCGAAATCCGCCAGAGAGAGGGGTACGGCGAGGATTACTTCGTCCGGGTATGGGTGACCAGCGGCGGTTGTTCGGGCCTGACCTACCAACTGGAGTTCTCCAACCAACCGAAGCCGGATGACCAGCCGTTTGAGGACAACGACATCAAGGTCGTCACCGACCTGCGCAGCGTGCTGTATCTGTTCAATACGACCTTGGAATTCTCCGGAGGCCTGGATGGAAAGGGCTTCCACTTCAACAACCCGAACGCCTCGCGTACCTGTGCCTGTGGGGAAAGCTTCTCGGTATAA